The region TGATGGCTTCTCTCGTATCGTGGAGGTCCATGCTGTCGGCATTTCTACCGCTCACAAGCCCTGTATGCGGGTCTTCCAAGTTCGTGGCGGGAGCGTCAGCAACGAGCCTGTCGGTTGGAAGATGATGAGCTTGGACAAGGCCTTCTCCATGCATCTCACGGAGGAAGTCTCCCATGCGCCCCGGCAGGGATACGCGAAGAATGACAGGGGTATGAGCGTAATCCATGCTCAGCTCTAAGCCTCCGCAATTGCAGGGGCCGTCAGGCATCCCCGGTTCGTTATGAACGGCGCAGTCTGACGAATGTCCTTGCATGACTAGATTGTAACGGGGGCAATCCGGAAAAGATTCCCCTCGTTACGATCTTTCCACTGTTTACCGCTGCCAGTACCACGCCCAAATCCGGCTCCGGCGGCTCACCATCGCTTCCGACGCCAGCATCAGTGATAGTGCCGGCCGCCAAGCCAGTAGAGGATAAGGGCGGCCGGGATTTGATACCTAAATCAACCCCGCCGTAAACCCGAGATAGACGCAATAGGCCGCCACCAGAACCGCGCCCTCCCGGCGCGACAGGCGCGCTCCGGTGAAGGCCAGCACCATCGCCAGCAGCGAGACGCCGACGAGCACCGGCAGGTCGAACCGCGCGATCGCTTCGGGCACCGGCGTGGGCGAGATGATCCCCGTGACGCCGCCGATGAAGAACACGTTGTAGATGTTCGACCCGAGCACGTTGCCCAGCGCCACCTCCGACTGCTTGCGGATCGCGGCGACCGCGGAGGTCACCAGCTCGGGCAGCGAGGTGCCGACCGCCACGATGGTGAGGCCGACCAGCGTTTCCGACATGCCGAACTCGATCGCAATCTTGACTGCGGCATCGACCAGCAGCGTGCCCCCGCCGACGATGCAGACCAGCCCCGCCAGCAGGAAGGCGAGCGAGACCGCCCAGCCCGTGCCGCGCCCCTGTTCCGGAGTCAGCGCCGGATCGACATTCTCCAGCGCCACCGCCTTGTCGAATGCGGCGCTATGCGCGGCGGCCTTGCGCTCCTGCCGGTAGGCGACCACGAGGTAGCCGATCATCATCGCCACCAGAACAAGGCCTGCCACGCGGCCGAGCCCGGTGGTCCAGGCGATCGCCAGCAGGGCGCAGGCCGCCAGCAGGCCCACCCCTCCGTCGCGCAGCAGCGTGCCCCGCGCCACCGCGATCGGCGCGAGAATCGCCGCGACGCCCAGGATGAGGAGCGTGTTGGCGATGTTCGAGCCGACAATATTGCCCAGCGCGATCCCCGGCGACCCGGCGAGCGCGGCCTGAAGGCTCGCCGCAAGCTCGGGCATGGACGTGCCCATGCCCACAATGGTCAGCCCGATCATCAATGGCGAGACGCCCAGCTTGCCCGCGATGACGACCGCCCCGCGCACGAGAAATTCACCGCCGAGCACGAGCAGGACCAGTCCGCCCAGAAGAAGAAGGAAAGTCATGGCCAGAAATCCAGAAGAACGCGCAGGCCCCCGAGCAGGGCGGCGGCGGCGGTTGCCTTGGCTGCCCTCGCATTGAGGATCTGCGCGCGGTTGAGGGCGACCACGAGGCGGTTGATATCCGCATGGTCGAAGGTTTCGTGCTTGCTCACCCGGCGCACCCGCTTGCCGCTGGCGCGCAGCCAGAACCACGCCGACATCACGGCCGCGACGACGATCAGCGCGTCGAGCAGGTAGGTCGCGAACTGCAGCATCCTACGCCTCGCCCCCGCATGGCAGGCATGGCGCGAGACTATCCTGCACGCTCGTCGATAGGTCGAATGGGAATGTCATCGAAAGGGCCCGGATTACGCACAAACTGCGTTCCGACATCACGAGCGCGCTGCGCGCTCGCCAGAGGGGCCCGGTAACGTGCGCTCGAAATACACCCGCTCCGGGGAGCAGGCAACAGATTTCACGCTTGGACGTGGTCGGTCCTCGCGCCCCGGGAACGTCCCCCGCGCCCTCGCGCTTGATCGTCATACTTTCCAGCAGCGAGGCGAGACGCGATGGGCTTTCTGAAGAACGGCGAATGGCACGACGAATGGGCGCATAATGACGAGGATTCGGGCGAGTTCGAGCGCGACGAGAGCGCGTTTCGCAACTGGATCACGCCCGACGGATCGCCCGGGCCGACCGGCGAAGGCGGCTTCGAGGCCGAACCGGGCCGCTACCGCCTCTATATCAGCCTCGCCTGCCCCTGGGCGCACCGCGCCAACGCCGCGCGGCATCTAAAAGGTCTGACCGACCAGATCGAGCTGGTGGTGGTCCACTGGCTGATGAAGGAAGGCGGCTGGTCCTTCCGCGAGGGATCATGCGTCACGCCCGATCCGCTGATGGATGCCGATCATCTCCACCAGGTCTACACCCGCGCCAAGCCCGACTTTTCGGGCCATGTCACCGTGCCCGTGCTGTGGGACACGAAGAAGGAGACGATCGTCAACAACGAGAGCGCGGACATCCTGCGCATGCTCGGCAGCGCGTTCGACCAGTGCGGCGCGAACGATCTCGACCTCTATCCGGAAGGCCATCGCGACGAGATCGATGCGCTCAATGACCGGGTCTACGACGCGGTCAATAACGGCGTCTACAAGGCGGGCTTCGCGACCTCGCAGGAGGCGTACGAGAAGGCGGTCGGCCCGTTGTTCGAGGTGCTCGACGAGCTGGAAGAGCGGCTGGAGGGGCGCGACTGGCTGGTGGACGACCGGCTGACCGAGGCGGATATCCGCCTGTGGACCACGCTGATCCGCTTCGACCCGGTCTATCACACGCATTTCAAGTGCAATATCCGGCGGATCGCCGACTACCCGAACCTCGCCGCCCTGACGCGCCGCATCCTCGCGCTCGACGGGATCGAGCAGACCGTCAATTTCGAGCATATCCGGCATCACTATTACGAAAGCCACGAGCGCATCAATCCGTACGGCATCGTCCCCGCCGGGCCCGAACCTCTGGTGCCGGGAGCCTGAGCGGGGCGCTCGACGCGCGCGGGCGACGGCGATAGTCAGCCGCCTCCGAGAGAATGCCTGTCAAGGATGCCCATGACCCAGCCCCCCGATCGACCGGTGACCCTGTGGGGCCTGCCCCACTCGCTCTATAGCGGCCGCGCGCGCGCCTACCTGCGCAAGCAGCGGATCGCCTATGTCGAGCGCGCGCCGACCGATCCCGCTTTCGCGGAGCGCATCCTGCCCGCCATCGGCCGCGCGATCATCCCGGTGGTCGAGCTGCCCGACGGCACGATCGTCCAGGACACGGTCGACATCATCGACCATTTCGAGGGCGAGGCCGCGCCGCCCGTGCCGCACCCCGCCTACCCCGGCGATGCCCGACTGCTGGCGCTCGCGCACCTGTTCGAGATCTACGCGGTGGTCGGGCTGACGCGCCATGCGATGCATTACCGCTGGAGCTATCTGGCCGAGCAGGAGCATTTCCTGCGCGATGCCTTCGCCACCGGCGGCGATGCGGACCGTGCCGAAGCGACGATGGGGCGGATGCACTCCTACCTGCCGATGCTGGGCGTCGATGCCGCGACGGTCCCGGCGATCGAGGAGAGCTATTCCGAGTTGCTGGCGAACCTCGATGCCCATTTCGCGGCCTATCCGTTTCTCCTGGGTTCGACGCCCAGCATCGCCGACTACGCGATGTTCGGGCCGCTCTTCGCGCATCTGGGCCGCGATCCCGTGCCGCTGGCGATCATGCAGCGCGAGGCCCCGCGCGTGTTCCGCTGGGTCGAGCGGATGCATGCGCCCGATCTCGACAGCGTGGACTATGCCGCGCCCGCGCCCGACTTTCCCGAGGGCGAGCTGCCCGCAACGATGGCGCCGCTGATGGCGCAGATCGCGCGCGAACTGGTGCCCGACCTGACCGACCGGCTCGCCTTCCTGCGCGACTACGTGGCGCAGCATTCGCCGCAGCCCGGCGAGCCTGTCACCGACAGGCCGCACCGCCGCGTGATCGGCACGGTCGAGACCTCGTTCCGCGGCGTCGCCTATACCGGCGGCGTCCAGCCCTACACGTTCTTCCTGTGGCAGCGGCTGATCGAAGCGGGACGCCACCCGGCGGCGAAAGCGCTCTTCGCCGAGCACGATCTGACGCCGCTGATCGACGCCGATCTGCCGATCCGCGTCGAACGCCGCGACCATATCGAGGTGTGGGGTCAGCGGGCGTAGGGGGTGTCGGCGAGCCTGCGCCGCGTCAGATCGGGCGCGCCGTCGCTCCACCACACCGGGCCGCGTTCGCCCAGCGCCACTTTTGCAGCATGGACTTGGCCGCGCGCGCGGCTCTCCGCGCGGGCATCGCCCGAACGTTTCGCCGCGCCCACCGCGCGGCGGGCGTCCATCAGCGCATTCACAAGATATTGCCGGCGCGCCTCGGGCAGGCGCGGATCGGTCGCGCGCCACAGCACACCGTCGACGATGATGTAGCGGCCGTCGGAAGTCTTCGGAGGCATGCGCGCGGCGTCGCGGGGCAGCAGCGGGGCTTTATTCCGCCGCTTCGCGCGGGGGCTCGATCGCGTGCGGGGTATCGGGCACCTCGCCCTCGCGCCGGTCGCGGCCCGCTTCGGGCAAGTCCTTGCGCGCGATCATGTTGAGATCCGCGGGGCCGAGGATGCGACCATCATGGGCGAGCATGGCGACGGGCCCGATCGGCATGCGGTCGCGTTCGTCGACGATCACCGGGTCCATCCCGGTCGTCTCGCTGCCGTATTTGAGGCCCCAGTGGCGCAGCGAGACCATCGCGGGCAGCAGGTCGAAGCCCTTCTCGGTCAGCGCATATTCCACGCGCCGCCGGTCCGCCTCGTCCTGCACGCGGTCGAGGATGCCGTGTTCGACCAGCCGGCTGAGCCGGTTGGAGAGGATGTTGCGCGCGATGCCGAGCTCGCTGAGGAATTCCTCGAAATGATGCACGCCGTTGAAGCTGGCGCGCAGGATCATGAAGCTCCACCGCTCGCCCATCACTTCGAGCGCTGCGGGCAGGCCGCAGGCGCTCAGTTCCTTCAGGGGCTCGCGGACATCAGTACCCATTATCAGACCTCTCCGAGTCCCGAGACCTACCGCAATTGCCGCGGGTCACAAAACTGAAACTAAGTTTTCGGTTGCAACCTAAAACCTATAGAGGTAGGTAGTGATTCGCAACCGAAACTTCGGCCGCCCATCGCGGCCACCGGGTTGCCCGGAAAATTCACAGAGAATGGAGCCCGACATGACCCTTCGCACCAACCCCCTCCGCCAGGTCGCCATCGGCGGCGTCGCGGCCCTCACCACCTTGCTGACCTTCGGCGCCACCGTGGCCCCGGCCCCGGCCCACGCGCAGTCGGGTGCCTATTATCGCGCCACGCTCGAACAGCCGGTGGAACGTCGCACCGAAATCATCCGCGGCGGCACCTTCATCTGCTCGGGCACGATCTGTGTCGGCACCAAGGCCCGTTCGCGCCCCGCGCTGGTGTGCGAGAAGCTGTCCCGCGAATTCGGCAAGGTCGCGTCCTTCTCGGTCGCGGGCAACGAAATCGACGCCGAAGACCTCGCGAGCTGCCGCGCCACCGAAGCGGCCTGACGATGCGGTCCCGGTCGGCCCGCTCCCCCAGACGGGCGGGCCGGCCCAGCAAAAAGCCCTCCGGCCACATGGCTCGGAGGGCTTTTTCATGCGCGCGATCACGCAATCGCGATGGCGCAGCCGATCGCGGCGCGGGGCGGCCTTCGCCACCCGCGCCGGATATCGACCTCAGCGTGCGAGTGCAGGCCGCATCGCGAGGGCTTAGCCCTGGCGCGCCTTCATCCGCTTGTTGGTCTTGTTAATCACATAGGTGCGCCCGCGACGGCGAATCACGCGGTTGTCGCGGTGGCGCTTCTTGAGCGACTTGAGGCTGTTGCGAATCTTCATGGCTTTACCCTGCAAACGATCGGCGGAAACTGTGGTTGTCCTGCGCGAAACACTCGCGCAAAACAAAGCGGCACCGGAGGACCAGCCTGCCGATGCCGACGTCATTGCCGTGCCATTTATGCCGCATCGCCGGAAAGTCAAGCAAATCGCATGGGCTTGCCTGCGCCCGGCCCCGCGATCGGGGCACGGATTGCAGGGTTCGTGCGTTCCCAGCGACAGAAGAACAACGCAACCTGAAAGGCCCACCCAATGAAGGCCCGCACACTCATTACTCTCGCCGCCCTCCCGCTCGCGCTTGCCGCGTGCAACACGACTCGCCCGGCAGGCCCGGTCGAGGTTACCCGCTTCGTCGCCGAGGATAGCCGCGCGCAGCTCGGCAATGCGCGGCTCTTCGTCGAGAGCGCGCCGGGCTCGCCCGAACAGGGCCTCGCGCTCACGCCATACAAGGCCGCGGTCGCACGCGAGCTGGCGACCTACGGCTATGCCGAGGCCGCGCGCAGCGGCGCGGGCCAGACCGCGCAGGTCAGCGTAGAGCGCACGCAGCGCGACGAGGCGGGCCGTGGCGGCCCGGTGAGCGTGGGCGCGGGCGGATCGACCGGCGGCTACGGCAGCGGCGTGGGCCTTGGCCTCGGCATCAATCTGGGCGGCGGATCGGACGAGCGCGTGATCACGCAGATGAGCGTGTCGCTGCGCGATGTGGCGTCGAACGAGGTTCTGTGGGAAGGGCGCGCCCGGCTCGATGCGCCTGCCAAATCGCCGCTCGCCCAGAACGAGGCGGCAGCGCAGGCCCTGGCCGACGCGCTGTTTCGCGGATTCCCGGGGAACAACGGAGAAACGATCGAAGTGGAGGTCAATCCTTGAGCAACATCATCATCGACAGTGCATTCGACAGCGGCAGCATCGACGTGATGACCGTCCATCAGGCCAGCGCCATGCTGCGTCTGAAGCCGGACAAGGACAGCGAATTCAAGCAGTGGTTCCATTTCCGCGTCGCCAATGCGGCCGGGCGCGAGCTGGTGATCAAGATCGTCGGCCTGAACGACAGCGCCTATCCGGGCGGGTGGTCCGGTTATAATGCCTGCGTGTCCGAGGATCGCGATTTCTGGGGCCGCGCCCCCTCGACCTTCGACAAGGACGAGGAAGGCGGCACGCTCACCATCCGCTACACCCCCGGCGCGGATCTGGTCTGGTTCGCCTATTTCGCGCCCTTCTCGATCGACCGGCACCACGACCTGATCGCCGAATGCGCGAGCAGCGAAGGCGTCACCCATCGCAAGCTGGGCGAAACGCTGGATGGCCGCCCGCTCGACTGCCTCGAAATGGGCGAAGGCGAGGTCGAAGTCTGGCTCTATGCGCGCCAGCACCCGGGCGAGAGCATGGCCGAATGGTGGATGGAAGGCGCGCTGCAGCTCTTGTGCGACCCGGCAGAGACGCTGGGCCGCGCGCTGCGGGAGAAATGCCGCTTCCACATCGTGCCCAACTGCAACCCCGACGGGAGCGCGCGCGGGCACCTGCGCACCAATGCCGAGGGCGTCAATCTCAACCGCGAATGGGCCGAGCCCACTGCGGAGAAATCGCCCGAGGTCCTCGCCATCCGCAATGCGATGGACGATACCGGCGTGCATTTCGCGATGGACGTCCACGGCGACGAGGCGATCGACGCGGTCTTCCTCGCCGGGTTCGAAGGCATCCCGAGCTGGAGCGACGAGCATGGCGAGCGGTTCTATCGCTACCAGCGCATCCTCGACCGGCGCAGCCCCGACTTCCAGACCGAGAAGGGGTATCCCAAGACCGCCCCGGGCAAGGCCAACCTGACGATCAGCACCAACCAGGTGGCCGAACGCTACGCCGCGACCGCGATGACGCTGGAAATGCCGTTCAAGGACAATGCCGACTACCCCGACGAATTGCAGGGCTGGAGCCCCGAACGCTCGCGCGTGCTGGCCCGCGACTGCCTCGGCGCACTGCTCGAATGGCTGGAGAGCGACGACTAGATACCCATGACCAGCAACCGCTCATCCTGAGCTTGTCGGACTCGAAGATGGGGCGAAGGCCCAACGATTGGACTTTCTTCTGAGCTGGCTCTCAAGAAGAAGGACAGCCCTTCGACAGGCTCAGGGCGAGCGGGTTGGGAATATGGCATGTGAGCCTCCCCCTTCCCCTTCCCCTGCCAGCAGGGGAGCGAGGCAGGGTGACACGTGTCACCCACGTGTCACCCCTGGAAATTGCCTATCGTTCAAAGCGTTACTGCCGGATGGGTGACACTTTGCGGTTTTTGGGCCCGCGATCCTGAGAGACGAGGTGCAGCAGGCAAAAATGACGACGATGGGAAAGAGCCTTCGCGATGCTAGCTTGCGCGATTGAAGTAGGAAAATGCCCGGCGCGGCATGCTCCTCCCCTTGAGGGAGAGGAGTAAGTCAGGCCCCGATCGAGATGGGTCTAATCCAGATGCGCCGGCCCGAAACCGTGCGGCAGCAGCTCGGACAGGCGCAGCTCCAGCACCTCGTTTGCACCGACGCACAGGATCGCTGGGTCGGTGCGGCCCAACTGCGCGATCTCGTTCAGCACCTGGCGGCATCGCCCGCACGGCGTGATCGGCGCGTCGCCCCCCTTGCCCGCCGGACCGACCACCGCGACCGCTTCCAGCCCGCCGCGCCGCCCCTCGGCCAGCGCTTTCGCAACCGCGAGCGTTTCGGCGCAGAGCGAGAGGCCGTAGCTCGCGTTCTCGACATTGGTCCCGGTCACGATCGCGCCATCGGCAAAGCGCAGCGCGGCGCCCACGGGATAGTCCGAATAGGGCGCATAGGCGGTCCGGACCGCCTCGCGCGCCGCGGCGATCAGATCTGTGTCTCGGGGTTCGCTCATGGCCTCACCACTGCCCAGGCGACGGGCTGTTCGCTCGCGCCGCTGTGAAATTTCTCGTTCGCCGTCCAGATCAGCCACGGGCGCCCGCCGTAATCAGGCTCGAACCGCGTGCGCACCAGCCACAGGTTGCGCTCGATTCGCGCCGCGACGCCGTGCGCGTCCTCGAATTCGCGCGACACCTTGAGGATCGCAGGGCGTCCCGCATGCGCCTCGATCTGGTTGGCGAGGATCGTCAGCTCGCTGCGGACCTGCCCGCTCGCCACGGGTTCGATGCAGTCCTCGCCCGTATCGACCAGCGCGATCGCCGGGGGCAGCAGCGTCTCGTCGCGCGGGACGATCGTCACGAAATTGGCGGACTGGCCGTCAGCCGGCACACAGGGATCGAAGCGGTGGACCGCGCCCACCTCCAGCCCGGCGGCGCGCGCGGCGGCCATGTCGCGGGTGAACCGGCCCGATCGCTCCGCCGCGCCCGAGGATGCGGGAAGGTAGACGAAATCCGCGCCCTGCCCGGCGAGCACCGCGAAATTGACCGAATCATTCGCGGCGGAAAGGTCCGCGCCCTGTTCGGGATATTCGCTTTCGGGCGGCTGCCACGTCCTGAGGTCGAGATAGAGCCATGCGCCCAGCGCCAGCGGGGCGACGATCAGCAGCGCGAGCACGAGCTTCAGCCACAGCGGGCGTCTGGTTTTCCGGGCCATGCGTTCGTCAGCCCCGGATGTGGAGGACGCAGATCAGCGTGAACAGCCGCCGCGCGGTGGCGAAATCGGTTTCGACCTTGCCTTCCAGCCGTTCGACCAGCAGCTCCGCCGCGCGGTTGTGAACCCCGCGCCGGGCCATGTCGATCGTCTCGATCTCCGATGGAGTCGCCTTGCGGATTGCCTGGTAATAGCTGTCGCAGATCGCGAAATAGTCGCGGATAGGGCGGCGGAAGCGGGCGAGGCCCAGCATGATCGTTTCCAGCTGCGCGCCCTGCTCGTCGGCGATGTCGAGCGCCAGGCGGTCGTCGCGCACCCCCAGGCCGAGGTGATAGGGGCCATCCGCGCCCTTCTGCGCCGAACGGACCGGCTTGAAGGTGTTCTCCTCGATCAGGTCGAAGATCGCCACGCGCCGTTCCTGTTCGACATCGGCATTGCGCCACAGGATCGTCGAGTCGTCGAGATCGATTTTCGAGATGCGGTGATCGGCCATGTCGTTGCGACCTGCCTTCGCAGAATTTACCGGCCCCCGGCAAGCGCCTTCGGGTCTTGTCTGCCTTTTGCACAGGCTCTTCGAAAATATCGGCGCGGAATCGAGTTGCGAGTGCCCGCGCGTTCGCACAATGTCCGCCGAATGTCCGAAGACAGCCTGCTTCTCTCCCCGCCCGCCGCCTCCAATCCCGCCGATCAGGGCGCGAGCGGCGATTCGGTCGGCCGTGCGCTTCCCTCCAACGTGGAGGCGGAGGCCGCTTTCCTCGGCGCGATCCTGATCGACAATTCGGTCTACGAGGAATTGCCCAACCCGCTGCGGCCGCAACATTTCTTCGTGCCCGCGCACCGCCTGATCATGGAACGCATCCTGACCATGATGGAGCGCGGCAGCACCGCCAGCCCGGTGACGCTGAAACCCTATTTCGAAGGCAGCGAGCATCTCGAGCCGCTCGGCGGCACACGTTATCTGGCGCAGCTGACGGCGGACGGCCACGGCCTGCTCGCCACGCGGCAGCTCGCCGAACAGATCTACGACCTCGCGCTGCTGCGCGAACTGGTGACGGTCGGCCGCACACTGGTGAACGACGCGCTCGACACGTCCGAAGCGGTCGAACCGCTGAAGCAGATCGAGGTCGCCGAAGCCTCGCTCTACGAAATCGCGGAAGGGACCAATATCGGTTCCGACGCCAGCACCTTCAAAGACGCCTCGATCGCGGCGCTGAAGCTGGCGCAGAAGGCGATGAATTCCGATCGCGGCCTGTCGGGGCGTACCACCGGCCTCTCGACGATCGAAGACAAGACCGCCGGTCTGCACAATTCCGACCTCGTGATCCTCGCCGGGCGTCCGGGCATGGGAAAGACTTCGCTCGCCACCAATATCGCGTTCAACACCGCCTACGAATATTTGAAGCAGATGCGCGATGGCGGGCCTGATTCGGGCGGCGCGCCGGTCGCGTTCTTCAGCCTCGAAATGAGCGCCGACCAGCTCGCCACGCGTATTCTTGCCGAACAGGCGGAGATCAGTTCGGAAAAGCTGCGTTCGGGCGACATCGGGCGCGACGAGTTCACGCGGCTTTCCGAAGCCAGCCAGCGCCTCGCCGACCTGCCGCTCTATATCGACGATACGCCCGCGCTCACCATCGACGCGCTGCGGATGCGCGCGCGGCGATTGAAGCGGAAGAACAAGATCGGCCTCGTCGTGGTCGACTACCTTCAGCTGCTGCAGGGCTCGGGCCGCGCCAACGACAACCGCGTGAACGAGATTTCGGAGATCAGCCGTGGTCTCAAGACCATGGCCAAGGAGCTGGAACTGCCGGTGATCGCGCTCTCGCAGCTCAGCCGCGCGGTGGAGCAGCGCGAGGACAAGAAGCCCCAGCTGGCCGACCTTCGCGAATCGGGCTCGATCGAGCAGGACGCCGACATGGTGTGGTTCATCTACCGCGCCGAATATTACCACAAGGCGCAGATGCCCAACGTGCCCGACGGCTCCGAATCGCCCGACGACGCGCAGAAATACCAGGACTGGATGGAGGAGCATCAGAAGCTGGTGAACAAGGCGCTGCTGATCGTCGCCAAGCAGCGTCACGGCTCGACCGGCAACGTGCCGCTGATCTTCCAGAGCGAATACACCAAGTTCTCGAGCCCCGAGTTCAGGGACTATTCGAGCTACGGCGAGGAGTGAGGCGGCAAGCCGCGGCGCGCGGCTTTCTGTTGAAAAACGGGCGGGACATGCCTATACTCCGCGCGATCCCGAAATTCACATGCTTATGGAGTGCCCCGCACTATGGCGCGCGTTACCGTTGAAGATTGCGTCGACAAGGTTCCCAACCGCTTCGATCTCGTCCTGCTCGCCGCCGAGCGTGCACGCGAAATCTCCGGCGGCGCCGAAATCACGCTGGACCGCGATCGCGACAAGAACCCTGTCGTGGCGCTGCGCGAGATTGCCGAGCAGACCGTGAAGCCCAAGGACCTGCAGGAAAGCATGGTCACCAACCTGCAGAAAATCCTGCCCGACGACGACGACGAGACCGATGAAATCGGCTCGCTCAGCCAGTCGGCCGAGGCGCTGCGCGTGACCGCGGCGACCCCGACCCGCTCGACCTCGGTGGGCGGCGACTACGACGGCTGATCGCCCGGCTGCAAAACCGGTGCTTCTATAAACGAAAAGGGGCGGGCCTTCCGGGGCGCCGCCCCTTTTTCATGCGCCTCGCGTGTCCCCCTCGCCTGTCCCTTTGCCGAACACCGGCGATTGCGACGCGGTTCACACTGTGTTTGTAACCGTCTCGACACAATCTGCGGGCCTCACGCGGGAAGGGAGATGCAGCTATGGCGGTCGTTGCGATTTACAGCGTCAAGGGCGGGGTCGGGAAGACGACCTTCGCGGCCAACCTGGCGTGGTGCGCGGCGACCCATTCCAGCCGGCGCACGCTTTTGTGGGATCTCGATGCGGCAGGCGGCGCGGGCTTCCTGCTCGGCGTCGACCCCAGGAAGAAGAGGCGCGCGACGAGCGTCATCAGCAAGGAAATCGATCCCGCCAAGCTCATCCGCAAGACCGCCTATCCCCGGCTCGACCTGCTGCCCGCCGACGAATCGATCCGCGCGCTCGACGTGCAGCTGGCAGAGATCGGCAAGAAGAACCGCATCGCGAAGCTGACCGCCGATCTCATGAAGAACTACGACCGGCTGGTGCTCGACTGCCCGCCGGTGCTGAGCGAGCTGTCGAGCCAGATCGTGCGCGCGGCCGACCTGATCATCGTGCCGATCCCGCCCTCGCCGCTATCCGCCCGCGCGCTCGATACCGTGCGCGAGGAGGTGGAGGCGGAGGGCAAGAAGGCCCCGCCGATCATGCCCGTCTTTTCGATGATCGACCGCCGCCGCACGCTCCACCGCGAGGCGGCGCAGGACCATGCGAAATGGCCGGTCGTTCCGGCGTCGAGCGCGATCGAACAATGTGCCACGCGCCAGGCGCCGGTCGGCACCTTCGATCCGCGCAGCCCTGCGGCCCGGGCGTTCAAGACGCTGTGGACCGATGTCGAGCGCAAGCTGGCGAAGCGCTAGGCCCCGCGTCCGGTCTTCTCCTGCAGCGCATCGATCCGCAGCGAGGCGTCGGCCTTGGACAGTTTCGGATCGAAGGCGTCGGGTTCGCCCGCCTCTTCGGCGAGCGTCTTGAGGTAACTCTCCTGCGCACCGGTCATCGCCTCGTCGCCGGTGGTCCAGTTCTCGGGGTCCTTTTCGGCATTGGATACCGGCTCTGCCTTGGGATGCTCGTTGATCGATTCCATGTGTCGTCTCCTTCGACCATCGAACGGATGATGTTCGCTATACGTTCCCGCAGCGTGCGCTGCTGCGAACTGGTCAACGCGCTGCGCATCGCTATGAGATGGGAACATGGCGAGCCCCGATCCCGAA is a window of Alteriqipengyuania lutimaris DNA encoding:
- a CDS encoding calcium/sodium antiporter; translated protein: MTFLLLLGGLVLLVLGGEFLVRGAVVIAGKLGVSPLMIGLTIVGMGTSMPELAASLQAALAGSPGIALGNIVGSNIANTLLILGVAAILAPIAVARGTLLRDGGVGLLAACALLAIAWTTGLGRVAGLVLVAMMIGYLVVAYRQERKAAAHSAAFDKAVALENVDPALTPEQGRGTGWAVSLAFLLAGLVCIVGGGTLLVDAAVKIAIEFGMSETLVGLTIVAVGTSLPELVTSAVAAIRKQSEVALGNVLGSNIYNVFFIGGVTGIISPTPVPEAIARFDLPVLVGVSLLAMVLAFTGARLSRREGAVLVAAYCVYLGFTAGLI
- a CDS encoding glutathione S-transferase family protein, with protein sequence MGFLKNGEWHDEWAHNDEDSGEFERDESAFRNWITPDGSPGPTGEGGFEAEPGRYRLYISLACPWAHRANAARHLKGLTDQIELVVVHWLMKEGGWSFREGSCVTPDPLMDADHLHQVYTRAKPDFSGHVTVPVLWDTKKETIVNNESADILRMLGSAFDQCGANDLDLYPEGHRDEIDALNDRVYDAVNNGVYKAGFATSQEAYEKAVGPLFEVLDELEERLEGRDWLVDDRLTEADIRLWTTLIRFDPVYHTHFKCNIRRIADYPNLAALTRRILALDGIEQTVNFEHIRHHYYESHERINPYGIVPAGPEPLVPGA
- a CDS encoding glutathione S-transferase family protein produces the protein MTQPPDRPVTLWGLPHSLYSGRARAYLRKQRIAYVERAPTDPAFAERILPAIGRAIIPVVELPDGTIVQDTVDIIDHFEGEAAPPVPHPAYPGDARLLALAHLFEIYAVVGLTRHAMHYRWSYLAEQEHFLRDAFATGGDADRAEATMGRMHSYLPMLGVDAATVPAIEESYSELLANLDAHFAAYPFLLGSTPSIADYAMFGPLFAHLGRDPVPLAIMQREAPRVFRWVERMHAPDLDSVDYAAPAPDFPEGELPATMAPLMAQIARELVPDLTDRLAFLRDYVAQHSPQPGEPVTDRPHRRVIGTVETSFRGVAYTGGVQPYTFFLWQRLIEAGRHPAAKALFAEHDLTPLIDADLPIRVERRDHIEVWGQRA
- a CDS encoding winged helix-turn-helix transcriptional regulator is translated as MGTDVREPLKELSACGLPAALEVMGERWSFMILRASFNGVHHFEEFLSELGIARNILSNRLSRLVEHGILDRVQDEADRRRVEYALTEKGFDLLPAMVSLRHWGLKYGSETTGMDPVIVDERDRMPIGPVAMLAHDGRILGPADLNMIARKDLPEAGRDRREGEVPDTPHAIEPPREAAE
- a CDS encoding CC_3452 family protein; translation: MTLRTNPLRQVAIGGVAALTTLLTFGATVAPAPAHAQSGAYYRATLEQPVERRTEIIRGGTFICSGTICVGTKARSRPALVCEKLSREFGKVASFSVAGNEIDAEDLASCRATEAA
- the ykgO gene encoding type B 50S ribosomal protein L36 encodes the protein MKIRNSLKSLKKRHRDNRVIRRRGRTYVINKTNKRMKARQG
- a CDS encoding DUF4136 domain-containing protein yields the protein MKARTLITLAALPLALAACNTTRPAGPVEVTRFVAEDSRAQLGNARLFVESAPGSPEQGLALTPYKAAVARELATYGYAEAARSGAGQTAQVSVERTQRDEAGRGGPVSVGAGGSTGGYGSGVGLGLGINLGGGSDERVITQMSVSLRDVASNEVLWEGRARLDAPAKSPLAQNEAAAQALADALFRGFPGNNGETIEVEVNP
- a CDS encoding M14 family metallopeptidase; amino-acid sequence: MSNIIIDSAFDSGSIDVMTVHQASAMLRLKPDKDSEFKQWFHFRVANAAGRELVIKIVGLNDSAYPGGWSGYNACVSEDRDFWGRAPSTFDKDEEGGTLTIRYTPGADLVWFAYFAPFSIDRHHDLIAECASSEGVTHRKLGETLDGRPLDCLEMGEGEVEVWLYARQHPGESMAEWWMEGALQLLCDPAETLGRALREKCRFHIVPNCNPDGSARGHLRTNAEGVNLNREWAEPTAEKSPEVLAIRNAMDDTGVHFAMDVHGDEAIDAVFLAGFEGIPSWSDEHGERFYRYQRILDRRSPDFQTEKGYPKTAPGKANLTISTNQVAERYAATAMTLEMPFKDNADYPDELQGWSPERSRVLARDCLGALLEWLESDD
- a CDS encoding cytidine deaminase; translated protein: MGSGEAMSEPRDTDLIAAAREAVRTAYAPYSDYPVGAALRFADGAIVTGTNVENASYGLSLCAETLAVAKALAEGRRGGLEAVAVVGPAGKGGDAPITPCGRCRQVLNEIAQLGRTDPAILCVGANEVLELRLSELLPHGFGPAHLD